The Halorientalis sp. IM1011 genome window below encodes:
- a CDS encoding MBL fold metallo-hydrolase, protein MGIGDVSRVETGSCTDLYYVDPGVYEAPGHTSVYVLDGERPTIVESGIGKHTDRVLAALDELGIAREEIEVLALTHVHLDHAGGAAEIAAACPNAEVVVHERGASHLVDPSMLVSGTKRVVGESGWQFYEAPDPVPEARIRTVTDGDVVDLGDRELIVHHAPGHATHQVMYHDPADDAVFTADVLGCFYEPLDTARVATPPPTFDLDQCLADVETLRGIDAETLLYSHFGPRPADGALDAYADVLKAWVARVAQARREREDDRAAFKHLLDRNDVPADWSDDLEYGELRMNFSGAVAYLDQRDGAVDDRERQTAE, encoded by the coding sequence ATGGGGATTGGTGACGTGAGTCGTGTCGAGACGGGGAGTTGTACCGACCTGTACTACGTCGATCCCGGGGTCTACGAAGCGCCGGGGCACACGTCGGTCTACGTGCTGGACGGCGAGCGGCCGACGATAGTCGAATCGGGGATCGGCAAACACACCGACCGTGTGCTGGCCGCGCTGGACGAACTGGGGATCGCCCGCGAGGAGATCGAGGTGCTCGCGCTGACCCACGTCCACCTCGATCACGCCGGTGGTGCCGCGGAGATCGCCGCCGCCTGCCCGAACGCGGAGGTGGTCGTCCACGAACGGGGCGCGTCCCACCTCGTGGATCCGTCGATGCTCGTCAGCGGGACGAAACGGGTCGTCGGCGAGTCCGGCTGGCAGTTCTACGAGGCACCGGATCCGGTCCCAGAGGCCCGGATCCGAACGGTGACCGACGGTGACGTAGTCGATCTCGGGGACCGCGAACTGATCGTCCACCACGCGCCGGGCCACGCGACCCACCAGGTGATGTACCACGATCCGGCCGACGACGCGGTGTTCACCGCGGACGTGCTGGGCTGTTTCTACGAACCGCTCGACACCGCCCGCGTGGCGACGCCGCCGCCCACGTTCGACCTCGACCAGTGTCTCGCCGACGTCGAGACCCTCCGCGGGATCGACGCCGAGACGCTGCTGTACAGTCACTTCGGCCCGCGCCCCGCCGACGGTGCGCTCGACGCCTACGCCGACGTACTGAAGGCGTGGGTCGCCCGTGTCGCACAGGCCCGTCGGGAGCGCGAGGACGACCGCGCCGCGTTCAAACACCTGCTTGACCGCAACGACGTGCCGGCGGACTGGAGCGACGATCTGGAGTACGGCGAACTTCGGATGAACTTCTCGGGCGCGGTGGCCTATCTGGACCAGCGGGACGGGGCTGTCGACGACCGGGAACGCCAGACCGCGGAGTGA